One genomic segment of bacterium includes these proteins:
- a CDS encoding TonB-dependent receptor yields MRVNFLLLCVLVSILMILPESTFAQGVTTASLNGIVQDADGNPLPGANVMAEHIPSGSQYGAATRDNGFFNLPNLRVGGPYKVTVSYVGFNPQVKDSIFLSLGQNFRLEFILESQAVTVGEIVVTAEQDAVLNSNRTGAATYVDVEQIQTLPTVKRSIRDLTRLDPRSDGNYSFGGKNWLYNNISLDGSYFNNPFGLDDPAPGGQTNSEPVPFDAVEQVQVSIAPFDVRQGGFTGAGVNVVTKSGTNRFQGSLYSFLRNESLLGNTVSGNEVIANPDLFFNQSGFSLSGPIVQDKLFFFLNGELERREDPGTNFVADDDGTIDFGESRVRASVMDSIRTRMKEVYNYETGEYEGFVHDTENEKILLKLDWNINESNNLSFRYNRLDARRDLPPHPFVLSSGGRGPNETSLPFQNSGYQINNKLNSYAVELNSRSETFANRFFASYNVFRDNRDPFSEPFPTIQIDVDGVNYTTIGHEPFSIHNILDQDVLQITDNFSYFLGNHVLTAGSTFEYFSFFNAFNIFRYGLFMVPAQFGGTTFGSLEEFFDATDPNSANFIDFRSAFVNPVSSSPFKGENIEVGQLSFYVQDEFSVSPVFNLTAGIRVDLPMYFTDPVDNPFSRSLNLLDENDQMETIDQSSLPGVKTLFSPRVGFNWDVTGDRTTQLRGGTGIFTGRLPFVWVGNVISNPGPNPNLYPNADPVTSKDDAVLQQSFDLNGMVDDFVWPQVWNSNIAVDHMLPGGILGTVEFIYGKDINSIYVRNANLTEPVRYLSDGRPYFTDASGSNRLNTFVPVDGDTIGFFGGVYVIDNSDEGYHYSGTIQLRKQFDFGLQTGLAYAYQEAKSLLKSTEIASVLFAENPVQGDPNKPELSYSEFGIRHRVTGNAIYSHVWNDNFESHFGLFFEVSEGNRFAGAGGNRYSFVYAGDVNGDGQAGNDLIYIPESQDDIVLVPYMDEGGNTISPEEQWNKLNAFIEQDDYLKEHRGEIAERFGAVNPWWWNIDFKFMQDFAFFLGGMRHTFQLSVDILNLPNMLSSEWGVRKIASSAATTPLELVGFDGNGEPNFNYKGTATTTYVDDPSVNSRWQMQVGLRYFFQ; encoded by the coding sequence ATGCGAGTAAATTTTTTACTGTTGTGTGTTCTGGTTTCTATTCTTATGATTTTACCAGAATCAACTTTTGCTCAAGGTGTTACTACTGCATCTCTAAACGGTATTGTTCAGGATGCTGACGGTAATCCATTACCTGGCGCAAATGTAATGGCCGAACATATTCCGAGTGGAAGCCAGTATGGTGCTGCTACAAGAGACAATGGATTTTTTAACCTGCCGAACCTTAGAGTTGGCGGGCCGTATAAAGTGACAGTCTCCTATGTTGGATTTAATCCACAGGTTAAGGATAGTATCTTTTTAAGTCTGGGACAGAATTTTAGACTTGAGTTTATTCTGGAAAGCCAGGCTGTTACGGTTGGGGAAATTGTTGTTACTGCAGAACAGGATGCAGTATTAAATAGTAACAGAACCGGTGCAGCAACTTATGTTGACGTAGAACAAATACAAACTCTTCCAACTGTTAAAAGAAGTATCAGGGACTTAACAAGACTTGACCCCAGAAGTGATGGTAACTATAGTTTTGGGGGAAAGAACTGGCTTTACAATAACATTTCTCTTGATGGTTCTTACTTCAATAATCCATTTGGTCTGGATGATCCTGCCCCTGGTGGTCAAACAAACTCGGAACCTGTTCCTTTCGATGCAGTTGAACAGGTTCAGGTATCCATAGCTCCATTTGATGTTCGTCAGGGCGGTTTCACCGGAGCCGGAGTTAACGTGGTTACCAAAAGTGGGACCAACCGATTTCAGGGATCATTATATAGCTTTTTAAGAAACGAATCTCTCCTTGGCAACACTGTGAGTGGTAATGAAGTAATTGCCAATCCCGATTTGTTTTTTAATCAAAGCGGATTTTCGTTAAGCGGTCCAATTGTTCAGGATAAATTATTCTTCTTTCTGAATGGTGAGTTGGAACGAAGAGAAGATCCCGGAACAAACTTCGTGGCTGATGATGACGGCACAATTGATTTTGGTGAGTCAAGAGTTAGAGCGAGCGTGATGGATTCGATAAGAACAAGAATGAAAGAAGTCTATAACTATGAAACAGGCGAATATGAAGGATTTGTTCACGACACAGAAAATGAAAAGATTTTATTAAAGCTGGATTGGAACATAAATGAAAGCAATAATCTTTCATTCCGCTATAACCGGCTTGATGCAAGAAGAGATTTGCCGCCGCATCCATTTGTGCTAAGTTCAGGCGGACGAGGACCCAACGAGACTAGTTTACCTTTCCAGAATTCGGGTTATCAAATAAATAACAAGCTTAATTCATATGCAGTTGAGCTGAACTCAAGATCAGAAACTTTTGCTAATCGTTTCTTTGCAAGCTATAATGTATTCAGAGATAACAGAGATCCGTTCAGCGAACCATTTCCTACTATCCAAATTGACGTTGATGGTGTTAACTATACTACAATAGGTCACGAGCCTTTCTCAATACACAATATTCTGGATCAGGATGTTTTGCAGATTACGGATAACTTTAGTTACTTCCTCGGAAATCACGTTCTCACTGCGGGAAGCACATTTGAATACTTCAGTTTCTTTAATGCGTTTAACATTTTCAGGTATGGACTGTTCATGGTTCCGGCACAATTTGGAGGAACAACTTTCGGGTCACTTGAAGAGTTTTTTGATGCAACCGATCCGAATTCTGCCAACTTTATTGATTTCAGATCAGCATTTGTAAATCCAGTTTCTTCGAGTCCATTCAAAGGTGAAAACATCGAAGTGGGGCAGTTGTCATTTTATGTTCAGGATGAATTCAGTGTTTCACCTGTATTTAATTTAACAGCCGGCATCAGAGTAGATTTGCCGATGTACTTTACTGATCCTGTTGATAATCCGTTTTCAAGAAGCCTGAACCTTCTTGATGAGAATGACCAAATGGAAACAATTGATCAGAGTAGTTTACCAGGTGTAAAAACGCTATTCTCGCCAAGAGTTGGATTTAACTGGGATGTTACCGGTGATAGAACTACACAATTACGCGGAGGAACTGGAATTTTTACCGGACGTCTTCCATTTGTTTGGGTAGGTAACGTAATTTCGAATCCTGGTCCCAATCCAAATCTATATCCAAATGCTGATCCGGTTACTTCAAAGGACGACGCTGTTTTACAGCAGTCATTTGATTTAAACGGAATGGTTGATGACTTTGTATGGCCGCAAGTCTGGAATTCCAATATTGCTGTTGATCATATGTTGCCTGGCGGAATATTGGGAACTGTTGAATTCATTTATGGTAAGGATATTAATTCTATCTATGTTAGAAACGCAAACCTCACGGAGCCCGTCAGATACTTAAGTGATGGCAGACCGTATTTCACAGATGCGAGCGGAAGTAACCGCCTGAATACTTTCGTTCCGGTCGATGGTGATACTATTGGATTCTTTGGCGGCGTTTATGTTATAGATAACTCTGATGAAGGATATCATTACAGCGGAACAATTCAATTGCGCAAACAATTTGACTTTGGCCTTCAGACAGGATTAGCTTACGCATATCAGGAAGCAAAGAGCTTGCTTAAGTCAACTGAAATCGCAAGTGTTTTGTTTGCAGAGAATCCTGTACAGGGCGATCCGAATAAGCCAGAATTAAGCTATTCAGAATTTGGTATCCGCCACAGGGTAACTGGTAACGCTATCTATTCGCATGTTTGGAATGACAATTTCGAATCTCACTTTGGATTATTCTTTGAAGTTTCTGAAGGTAATAGATTTGCAGGTGCTGGTGGAAACAGATATTCGTTTGTTTATGCAGGTGATGTGAACGGTGATGGACAAGCAGGAAATGACCTGATTTATATTCCAGAGAGTCAGGATGATATCGTTCTCGTACCATATATGGATGAGGGCGGCAATACAATTTCACCCGAGGAACAATGGAACAAACTCAATGCATTTATTGAGCAAGATGATTATTTGAAGGAACACAGAGGTGAAATTGCCGAAAGATTTGGTGCTGTTAATCCGTGGTGGTGGAATATCGATTTCAAATTTATGCAGGACTTTGCATTTTTCCTCGGTGGTATGAGGCATACTTTCCAGCTTAGTGTTGATATATTAAACCTTCCCAATATGCTCAGCTCGGAATGGGGAGTAAGAAAAATTGCGAGCTCTGCTGCTACAACTCCGCTTGAACTGGTTGGGTTTGACGGAAACGGCGAACCAAATTTTAATTATAAAGGAACTGCAACAACAACTTACGTTGATGATCCAAGTGTAAATTCACGCTGGCAAATGCAAGTTGGACTACGCTACTTCTTTCAATAA
- a CDS encoding RNA-binding protein, producing the protein MSTKLFVGSLPWSVNDDKLKSTFEAHGNVVSAKVVMDRTTGRSRGFGFVEMGSSDEANKAIKALNDSELGGRNIVVNEAKSRN; encoded by the coding sequence GTGAGTACTAAGTTATTTGTGGGTTCTCTCCCATGGTCGGTTAACGACGACAAGTTAAAGTCAACATTTGAAGCACACGGAAACGTTGTTTCTGCTAAAGTGGTAATGGATCGCACCACCGGCAGATCAAGAGGATTCGGATTTGTTGAGATGGGAAGTTCCGACGAAGCTAACAAAGCCATCAAGGCTTTGAATGATTCGGAATTAGGCGGTAGAAATATCGTAGTTAATGAAGCTAAATCTCGTAACTAA